A stretch of the Geovibrio thiophilus genome encodes the following:
- a CDS encoding PilZ domain-containing protein, producing the protein MIVRARLSIIYPDDIRTVYGQIASKAPLVLQLASYSPALVADCLEMTLQWHEAGSSKCVQVEFLKAEGAQLFLKVVKDLRGRAECAHRVEYKGFFDIKRITADEYASCARNAERNNAANKNSIVNKIQSVIPNETVSNQHLFRLLMEMDSKLERLVYLAETDGIEKDFQTVKALYISSEGCGFFTDESLKIGELFFLEARSFDTGGRLRFSAVGKVAGGRKTKLGILADLEFSDMEEAVKENIIRYVFEKDRELLKEARDK; encoded by the coding sequence GTGATAGTCCGCGCAAGACTCAGCATTATATATCCTGATGATATAAGAACAGTTTACGGTCAGATCGCGTCCAAGGCTCCCCTTGTTTTGCAGCTTGCCTCATATTCTCCCGCACTGGTGGCGGACTGCCTTGAGATGACGCTTCAGTGGCATGAGGCCGGTTCGTCAAAATGTGTTCAGGTTGAGTTTCTGAAAGCCGAGGGCGCCCAGCTTTTCCTCAAAGTCGTGAAAGACCTGCGCGGAAGAGCCGAGTGCGCCCACAGGGTTGAGTATAAGGGCTTTTTCGATATAAAAAGGATAACCGCAGACGAGTACGCTTCCTGCGCCCGCAACGCGGAGAGGAATAATGCGGCAAATAAAAACAGCATAGTAAACAAAATCCAGTCGGTCATTCCGAACGAAACGGTAAGTAATCAGCACCTTTTCCGGCTGCTCATGGAAATGGACTCCAAGCTGGAGCGGCTTGTTTATCTTGCTGAGACTGACGGCATAGAGAAAGATTTTCAGACGGTAAAAGCCCTGTACATCAGCAGTGAGGGCTGTGGATTTTTCACCGACGAAAGTTTGAAGATAGGCGAACTGTTTTTTCTGGAAGCCAGATCCTTTGATACGGGCGGAAGACTCCGCTTTTCCGCTGTGGGCAAGGTCGCAGGCGGACGCAAAACCAAGCTGGGGATCCTTGCGGATCTGGAGTTCAGTGATATGGAAGAGGCTGTGAAGGAAAACATTATAAGATACGTTTTCGAGAAGGACAGGGAGCTGCTGAAAGAGGCGAGGGATAAATGA
- a CDS encoding HEAT repeat domain-containing protein, translating to MSVELTRNKDTLRVVIGAESHVEGLNEGLAAVRNEAGIYKVILDLKNCFFLQSKSLATILAFKKEVQKNKAELLLVNVSEEVHQLFEMTNLLPLFNISQDYTSFSADELLAKFLDPEEADRVSDYIAENYTDEIKARLYDVLEGSDPLLKEYAVLTIGKAHDYDAAAKIKECLDSDSGSVVRAAILVIGWFGELSVKERLYEFLKSTVSDVAEAAAGSIALLADDTDAEKIGMLLKSDSPRLRIVASQALSLINDSQSYTILLEHLKAEKNEDVRAFTVKSLAGFNKPGVADILLAGFDDESLKVREASAGGLVRIKAKDKIEEILKRITDKDSWVGYFAVKALGEMHSEISAEKLIEAYAEVEENVRLAIIEALGKIKYDSSVFLQGLIKDDNEDVRKEVLGSLMKIKPDAAAQTAAKLVVSDESWLVRFKAVEILDTIRPTGYKDVLRSRLTAEENKYVREKIQNILEVL from the coding sequence ATGAGCGTTGAACTCACCAGAAATAAAGACACTCTCCGTGTTGTCATCGGCGCAGAAAGCCACGTGGAAGGACTTAATGAGGGTCTGGCGGCTGTAAGGAATGAAGCTGGAATCTATAAAGTGATTCTTGATCTGAAAAACTGCTTTTTTTTACAGAGCAAGTCTCTGGCGACCATACTCGCATTTAAGAAAGAGGTTCAGAAAAATAAAGCGGAACTTCTCCTTGTCAATGTGAGCGAAGAGGTTCACCAGCTTTTTGAAATGACAAATCTTCTGCCGCTGTTCAATATCTCTCAGGATTACACCTCGTTTTCTGCTGATGAGCTTCTGGCGAAGTTTTTGGATCCCGAAGAGGCGGACAGGGTGTCCGACTACATAGCGGAAAACTATACTGATGAAATAAAGGCAAGGCTTTACGATGTGCTTGAAGGCAGCGACCCGCTGCTCAAGGAATATGCTGTGCTTACAATCGGCAAGGCGCATGACTATGACGCGGCGGCAAAGATCAAGGAATGCCTCGACAGCGATTCCGGATCGGTAGTCCGCGCGGCAATCCTTGTTATAGGCTGGTTCGGAGAACTCTCGGTTAAGGAAAGGCTGTACGAGTTCCTGAAAAGCACCGTCAGCGATGTGGCGGAAGCGGCAGCAGGTTCCATCGCCCTGCTTGCGGACGATACGGACGCAGAGAAGATAGGCATGCTTCTTAAGTCCGACAGTCCGCGTCTGCGTATTGTCGCGTCTCAGGCTCTTTCTCTTATAAACGATTCTCAGAGCTATACGATCCTTCTGGAGCACCTTAAAGCGGAGAAGAATGAGGATGTACGCGCGTTTACGGTAAAAAGCCTCGCCGGCTTCAACAAGCCCGGGGTTGCGGATATTCTTCTCGCCGGTTTTGATGATGAGTCTCTGAAGGTCAGGGAAGCTTCCGCCGGCGGTCTTGTGCGCATCAAGGCGAAGGATAAAATTGAAGAGATTCTGAAAAGGATTACAGATAAGGATAGTTGGGTGGGTTATTTCGCCGTGAAGGCGCTGGGCGAAATGCACAGTGAAATCAGCGCGGAAAAACTTATAGAGGCTTATGCTGAAGTTGAGGAGAATGTCCGCCTTGCCATAATTGAGGCTCTGGGCAAAATAAAGTATGACTCCTCAGTTTTTCTTCAGGGGCTCATTAAGGATGATAATGAGGATGTCCGTAAGGAGGTTCTCGGTTCACTGATGAAAATCAAACCCGATGCGGCTGCGCAAACCGCCGCCAAGCTTGTTGTTTCTGATGAAAGCTGGCTTGTGCGCTTTAAGGCGGTTGAGATTCTGGACACGATCAGACCCACAGGCTATAAAGATGTTCTTCGCAGCAGGCTGACAGCGGAAGAGAATAAATATGTCCGTGAAAAGATTCAGAATATACTGGAAGTGCTATGA
- a CDS encoding mechanosensitive ion channel family protein produces the protein MIETLSYMNIPLEGLIKAGVILLFVFLAYAVPRFFILRLIYAAVKRSSVGWDDVLLKHKVFNIIFTLPPVFVVHYGMQFFPAVEVPLLRLLNVYITVMVVVFGRRLLRSAAEVYEQFPVAVTRPIKGYVQLVEIFLFIMGAILVVCFFLGKSPWAILSGIGAMTAILMLVFKDTIMNFVASLLIIFNDLVHVGDWIEVPGTGADGTVTEMALHTVKVQNFDNTIVTIPTHKLIDGSFRNWRGMQQSGGRRIRRSILIDQKSIRFLTDEDIKRLGEVEVLNEYLSRKLKEIDKANEGIVGKSIVNGRHLTNIGTLRAYMLEYLRQKKEIDKSMTFLVRQLAPTPEGLPLEVYVFSNDINWVNYEGIQSDIFDHLLAAVHEFDLRIFQNPGSYDISDLADKLSIKQVNG, from the coding sequence ATGATTGAAACGCTTTCTTATATGAATATTCCGCTGGAAGGTCTGATTAAGGCGGGTGTGATTCTGCTCTTTGTTTTCCTTGCTTACGCTGTACCGAGATTTTTCATACTGAGGCTTATTTATGCCGCTGTCAAGCGCAGCTCAGTGGGCTGGGATGATGTTCTCCTTAAACATAAAGTGTTTAATATAATTTTCACACTGCCTCCCGTGTTTGTGGTCCATTACGGCATGCAGTTTTTTCCGGCTGTGGAGGTTCCTCTCCTCCGTCTGCTGAATGTTTATATAACAGTGATGGTCGTGGTATTCGGCAGAAGGCTTCTGCGCTCCGCCGCAGAGGTTTATGAGCAGTTCCCCGTCGCCGTTACCAGACCCATAAAAGGCTATGTGCAGCTTGTTGAGATATTTTTGTTTATCATGGGAGCGATTCTCGTAGTCTGCTTCTTCCTCGGCAAGTCTCCTTGGGCAATACTGAGCGGTATAGGCGCCATGACCGCCATACTCATGCTGGTGTTCAAGGACACGATCATGAACTTTGTTGCGAGTCTGCTGATTATCTTCAATGATCTTGTCCACGTCGGCGACTGGATAGAAGTGCCCGGAACAGGAGCGGACGGCACCGTCACGGAGATGGCTCTGCATACGGTCAAGGTACAGAATTTCGACAATACCATAGTCACCATACCCACTCACAAGCTGATTGACGGCTCCTTCAGAAACTGGAGAGGGATGCAGCAGTCCGGCGGAAGAAGGATAAGGCGTTCTATCCTGATAGATCAAAAAAGCATCCGTTTTTTAACAGATGAGGATATTAAAAGACTCGGCGAGGTCGAAGTTCTCAATGAATACCTCAGCCGTAAGCTGAAGGAAATTGACAAAGCGAATGAGGGCATTGTAGGGAAAAGCATTGTGAACGGCAGGCACCTCACAAATATAGGCACATTAAGAGCTTACATGCTTGAATATCTCAGACAAAAAAAAGAGATAGACAAGAGCATGACCTTTCTGGTAAGACAATTGGCGCCGACTCCCGAAGGGCTGCCCCTTGAGGTTTATGTATTTTCCAATGATATAAACTGGGTTAACTACGAGGGGATCCAGTCGGACATTTTCGATCATCTGCTTGCTGCTGTTCATGAATTTGATTTACGGATATTTCAGAATCCCGGCAGCTACGACATCTCTGATTTAGCAGATAAACTAAGTATTAAACAGGTTAACGGCTGA
- the yajC gene encoding preprotein translocase subunit YajC, giving the protein MFNGTMLAANAQPGQGGALIQLLPLILIFAIFYFLLIRPQQKRQKKHAQMLDALKAGDEVILAGGIYGKIDRVADQNTFIVEIADGVKVKSAKSGVASVASAAAGEK; this is encoded by the coding sequence ATGTTTAACGGTACTATGTTGGCTGCAAACGCACAGCCCGGACAGGGCGGAGCATTAATACAGCTTCTGCCACTTATTCTCATTTTTGCGATATTCTACTTCCTGCTTATCAGACCTCAGCAGAAAAGACAGAAAAAACACGCTCAAATGCTCGATGCGCTTAAAGCAGGCGACGAAGTTATCCTTGCCGGAGGTATCTACGGTAAAATAGACAGGGTCGCCGATCAGAACACCTTCATAGTTGAAATTGCTGACGGCGTTAAAGTCAAATCCGCTAAAAGCGGTGTGGCAAGTGTTGCCTCCGCTGCCGCCGGGGAGAAATAA
- the tgt gene encoding tRNA guanosine(34) transglycosylase Tgt, translated as MFEFTLEKTSEKSKARAGRIVTPHGEIETPIFMPVGTVGSVKGVAPRELDEIGAQIILGNTYHLHLRPGEDTVAHFGGLAKFNSWNKPTLTDSGGFQVFSLAKLNKIGEEGVEFRSHLDGSKLFLSPEKSIEIQQKIGADIMMAFDECVPYPSEKIYVEKSLELTTRWAERCLKAKTRDDQALFGIIQGGVFPDLRRRSAEQICALPFEGFAIGGLSVGEDIPTMYEIADFITDHMPADKPRYLMGVGTPEDLLNGIERGIDMFDCVMPTRNARNALLFTNSGKLHIKAARYRLSDEPVDAECGCYTCRNFSRGYLRHLYKTGELLALKLNSIHNLHFYLSLVKRARNAINNGFFEDFKKEILDKITFGGDNV; from the coding sequence ATGTTTGAATTCACACTTGAAAAAACAAGCGAAAAATCGAAAGCCAGAGCGGGGCGGATAGTCACTCCGCACGGTGAGATAGAGACGCCTATATTCATGCCCGTGGGCACTGTGGGCTCGGTGAAGGGGGTTGCCCCCCGTGAGCTGGACGAAATAGGCGCACAGATTATTCTCGGCAATACCTACCACCTCCACCTCCGCCCGGGAGAAGACACAGTGGCGCATTTCGGCGGACTTGCGAAGTTTAATTCGTGGAATAAGCCCACATTGACAGACAGCGGCGGGTTTCAGGTTTTCAGCCTCGCCAAGCTTAACAAAATAGGCGAAGAGGGCGTGGAGTTCCGTTCACATCTTGATGGAAGCAAACTTTTTCTTTCACCGGAGAAGTCGATAGAGATACAGCAGAAGATCGGCGCTGATATAATGATGGCGTTCGACGAGTGCGTGCCTTACCCCAGCGAGAAGATATATGTGGAGAAGTCACTTGAGCTTACCACCCGCTGGGCGGAGAGATGTCTCAAGGCTAAAACAAGAGACGATCAGGCGCTGTTCGGCATAATTCAGGGCGGCGTATTCCCCGATCTGCGCAGACGCAGCGCCGAACAGATATGCGCCCTTCCCTTTGAAGGGTTCGCGATCGGCGGACTCAGCGTCGGGGAAGATATTCCGACCATGTATGAGATTGCGGACTTCATCACGGATCATATGCCAGCGGACAAGCCCCGTTATCTGATGGGGGTAGGCACGCCTGAGGATCTGCTGAACGGAATAGAGCGCGGCATAGACATGTTTGACTGTGTGATGCCCACGAGAAACGCCCGAAACGCCCTGCTTTTCACAAACAGCGGCAAGCTTCATATAAAAGCGGCTAGGTACAGGCTTTCGGATGAACCGGTGGACGCTGAATGCGGCTGTTACACATGCCGGAACTTCTCCCGCGGGTACTTAAGACACCTGTATAAAACAGGTGAGCTTCTGGCTCTGAAGCTCAATTCCATCCACAATCTGCATTTCTATCTTTCTCTTGTAAAACGGGCAAGAAATGCTATAAATAATGGGTTCTTTGAGGATTTCAAAAAGGAAATTCTGGATAAAATTACTTTCGGAGGAGACAATGTTTAA
- the secF gene encoding protein translocase subunit SecF, which yields MFEIIKPGTKIDFLSYTKYYFTVSIILTVLCFGILLSKGFNYGIDFAGGTVIQAHFEKDPNLDEIRKAINSAGIGDAVIQNFGDGDDVLIRLEKLDKNLDVISKDIQNALVQAFDSEKVEIVRIEQVGPQVGEQLKTKALYAVFYALIGMLIYIALRFRLIYAVGAVAALAHDVIITLGVLSITGKEIDLTIVAAILTIVGYSINDTVIVFDRVRENLKAEGGSSLSVKDVLNRSLNETLTRTVITSGTTLFAVIALYFFGGEVINGFAFTLLIGIGFGTYSSVCVAAAIVYLLMAKKETKAIA from the coding sequence ATGTTTGAGATAATTAAACCCGGAACAAAAATAGACTTTCTCTCCTACACCAAGTACTACTTTACCGTGAGCATAATACTCACTGTTTTATGCTTCGGAATCCTGCTTTCCAAAGGCTTCAATTACGGAATCGACTTCGCCGGCGGCACTGTTATACAGGCTCACTTTGAAAAAGATCCGAACCTTGATGAAATCAGGAAAGCCATAAACAGCGCTGGAATCGGCGATGCGGTAATCCAGAACTTCGGAGACGGAGATGATGTTCTTATACGTCTGGAAAAGCTGGATAAAAACCTTGATGTTATCTCCAAAGATATACAGAATGCTCTTGTTCAGGCTTTCGACAGCGAAAAAGTTGAAATAGTCCGTATTGAGCAGGTGGGTCCGCAGGTAGGCGAACAGCTTAAAACCAAGGCTTTATACGCTGTTTTCTACGCTCTCATAGGCATGCTCATCTACATTGCGCTGCGCTTCAGGCTCATCTACGCAGTCGGCGCTGTGGCAGCACTTGCCCATGACGTTATCATAACCCTCGGCGTACTTAGCATTACAGGCAAAGAGATAGACCTTACGATAGTTGCGGCTATCCTCACCATCGTGGGTTATTCAATCAACGATACTGTTATAGTTTTCGACAGGGTACGTGAGAACCTCAAGGCGGAAGGCGGCTCGTCCCTTTCCGTTAAGGATGTTCTGAACAGAAGCCTCAATGAGACGCTGACCAGAACAGTAATCACATCAGGCACAACACTCTTTGCTGTAATCGCCCTTTACTTCTTCGGCGGTGAGGTAATTAACGGATTCGCCTTTACTCTTCTCATAGGTATAGGTTTCGGAACCTACTCATCTGTTTGTGTTGCAGCGGCAATAGTTTATCTGCTCATGGCAAAAAAAGAGACTAAAGCCATAGCTTAA
- a CDS encoding DUF6115 domain-containing protein, with the protein MTNSTLMIITYIVLLVLVLVIAALAAKVRKLEKRLIEVTPSDLYPFIEELRELVIESEHIASRLENSIKERESVLEDLTVLADSKLADYGRATEKAKQEKTLKEKIRELAEDGMPDSDIARKLGISTTEVKIVRSMGA; encoded by the coding sequence ATGACAAACTCAACCCTGATGATCATAACATACATTGTTCTGCTTGTCTTGGTACTGGTCATCGCCGCCCTTGCCGCCAAGGTGCGCAAGCTGGAAAAAAGGCTTATAGAGGTTACCCCCTCTGATCTGTATCCGTTCATTGAGGAGCTCAGGGAGCTTGTAATAGAAAGCGAGCATATAGCATCAAGACTGGAAAACTCCATAAAAGAAAGGGAAAGCGTGCTGGAAGACCTCACAGTGCTTGCAGATTCTAAGCTTGCCGACTACGGCAGGGCGACGGAAAAGGCAAAACAGGAGAAAACCCTTAAGGAAAAAATAAGGGAGCTCGCCGAAGACGGAATGCCTGATTCTGACATAGCAAGAAAGCTGGGCATCTCCACAACGGAGGTTAAGATAGTGCGCAGCATGGGCGCATGA
- a CDS encoding STAS domain-containing protein: MFDVQGKNGKQVVYIKGEVNAQTGGELKKKVLDMFASHNAAVLSFKGVVYMNSSGLREIIDLLKNANKMKKELGLCEMSSDIREMFAFTGLDKVFKIYETEAQALG; encoded by the coding sequence ATGTTCGACGTTCAGGGTAAAAACGGCAAGCAGGTAGTCTACATCAAAGGCGAAGTAAACGCTCAGACAGGCGGGGAACTGAAGAAGAAAGTACTTGATATGTTCGCATCACACAATGCAGCGGTGCTCTCATTCAAGGGCGTTGTGTATATGAACAGCTCCGGACTGAGGGAGATAATCGACCTGCTTAAAAACGCCAATAAAATGAAAAAGGAACTAGGACTCTGCGAAATGTCCTCCGACATAAGGGAAATGTTCGCTTTCACCGGTCTTGATAAAGTCTTTAAAATTTACGAAACAGAGGCGCAGGCGCTGGGGTAG
- a CDS encoding IclR family transcriptional regulator produces MVYKPDVKPVQSVYHALQLFEVFRTAENKDEFGVTELSKSLGLHKNNVFRLLATLASRGYIEQNFNTENYRLGIGIFNLGQKFVSKLGILKLSRPFMEKIVAEVNESVYIGILREGNVIYLDIVETNLPVRVVSRVGKDVPAYCTAIGKVQLAYSSEEEINKIYMGARLKRYTDSTITSLPILKKELKGVAEDDYALDNQEFEERVRCVAVPVKDYLGIPVAALSVTGPACRMTDERLMNQILPVARKYAREISKRLGYHE; encoded by the coding sequence ATGGTTTATAAACCGGATGTAAAACCTGTCCAGTCAGTTTATCATGCGCTTCAGCTTTTTGAAGTGTTCAGGACTGCGGAAAATAAAGACGAGTTCGGCGTTACCGAACTCAGCAAGTCGCTTGGACTGCACAAAAACAATGTGTTCAGACTGCTTGCCACTCTCGCCTCCAGAGGCTACATAGAGCAGAACTTCAACACTGAGAACTACCGTCTCGGCATCGGGATATTCAACCTCGGGCAGAAGTTTGTGAGCAAACTCGGCATACTCAAGCTTTCCAGACCATTTATGGAAAAGATAGTGGCAGAGGTGAACGAATCGGTTTACATAGGAATACTCCGTGAAGGGAATGTAATCTATCTGGATATAGTTGAGACGAATCTTCCCGTCAGGGTGGTTTCCCGTGTGGGCAAGGATGTTCCCGCCTACTGCACTGCGATAGGAAAGGTTCAGCTCGCGTACTCATCTGAAGAAGAGATTAATAAAATATACATGGGCGCAAGACTTAAAAGATACACCGACAGCACAATCACGTCTCTGCCTATCCTTAAAAAAGAGCTTAAAGGGGTCGCAGAAGACGACTACGCTCTGGATAATCAGGAGTTTGAGGAGAGAGTGCGCTGCGTAGCTGTTCCTGTTAAGGATTATCTGGGAATACCGGTCGCGGCTCTCAGCGTTACCGGTCCTGCATGCCGCATGACGGATGAAAGGCTGATGAACCAGATTCTTCCTGTTGCCAGAAAATATGCCCGTGAGATAAGCAAGCGCTTAGGTTACCACGAATAG
- the secD gene encoding protein translocase subunit SecD: MKLRTRWIIILIVAVWAVISVLPYGKNMKLGLDLQGGMHVVLGVDTDKAVEGRLEGFTVKIRKELAAESVNFGYVQMDNKGRINIALNNTDDADKVKKIISDRYDTLEAVASSGNNILSYRFNNAAVKQIKEYAVEQSLEVVRNRIDQFGVTEPVIQRQGQNQVVVQLPGITDPERAISLIGRTAQLKFHIVNETVNPEDAVSGNIPFDSILLYQKVTDKNTGKVLSSVPFVVKREAVLTGDYLVDASVSFTQNNLPAVQFTLDSAGSKLFEEVTGQNVNRRMAIVLDDNVYSAPVIKSKIAGGSAIIDGIGTLEEAKEIAIVLRAGSLPAPVSIEENRTVGPSLGQDSINSGLKAALAGIAAVIIFMGVYYRKSGLIANAALLFNFLLIFAVMSQFQATLTLPGIAGMILTLAMSVDANVLIYERIREELRIGRTSLNAVEYGYEKALSTILDSNITTIIAAVVLFQFGTGPIKGFAVTLSIGILASLFTALFFTRTVFATVLGGNETKSVSI, encoded by the coding sequence ATGAAACTAAGGACCAGATGGATCATCATTTTGATTGTAGCGGTCTGGGCTGTTATTTCAGTTCTGCCTTACGGCAAGAATATGAAACTCGGGCTGGATCTTCAGGGCGGTATGCACGTCGTTCTCGGCGTGGACACCGACAAAGCGGTTGAAGGAAGACTTGAAGGCTTTACTGTAAAGATCAGAAAGGAACTCGCCGCTGAATCGGTCAACTTCGGCTATGTGCAGATGGATAATAAAGGCAGAATCAACATCGCCCTCAACAACACGGATGATGCTGACAAGGTCAAAAAAATCATATCTGACAGATACGACACCCTCGAAGCTGTGGCATCATCCGGCAACAATATCCTCAGCTACCGCTTCAACAATGCCGCTGTCAAACAGATCAAGGAATACGCCGTTGAGCAGTCCCTTGAGGTTGTAAGAAACAGGATCGACCAGTTCGGTGTTACCGAGCCCGTTATCCAGCGTCAGGGACAGAATCAGGTTGTTGTTCAGCTTCCGGGCATAACTGATCCGGAGAGAGCAATCAGCCTCATCGGCAGAACAGCCCAGCTCAAGTTTCACATCGTAAACGAAACAGTGAACCCCGAAGATGCGGTCAGCGGCAATATACCCTTTGACTCTATCCTTCTTTATCAGAAAGTTACAGATAAAAACACCGGTAAGGTGCTGAGCAGCGTTCCCTTTGTAGTAAAAAGAGAGGCTGTTCTCACCGGTGACTACCTTGTTGACGCCTCCGTATCGTTCACGCAGAACAACCTTCCCGCTGTCCAGTTCACTCTGGATTCCGCAGGAAGCAAGCTGTTTGAAGAGGTCACAGGGCAGAACGTAAACAGAAGAATGGCAATAGTGCTTGACGACAACGTTTACTCCGCCCCCGTGATCAAATCCAAAATCGCTGGCGGCAGCGCAATCATTGACGGAATCGGCACACTTGAGGAAGCAAAGGAGATAGCCATTGTTCTGAGAGCAGGCAGCCTCCCCGCTCCGGTGAGCATTGAAGAGAACAGGACAGTGGGACCCTCCCTCGGTCAGGACTCCATCAACTCCGGTCTCAAGGCTGCTCTGGCAGGCATAGCGGCAGTTATAATATTCATGGGCGTTTACTACAGAAAGTCCGGACTCATCGCCAATGCGGCTCTACTTTTCAACTTCCTGCTGATATTCGCTGTAATGAGCCAGTTTCAGGCAACGCTCACCCTTCCGGGGATAGCGGGCATGATACTTACTCTCGCCATGTCGGTTGACGCTAACGTTCTTATATACGAACGAATCAGGGAGGAACTCCGAATAGGCAGAACATCCCTCAACGCCGTTGAATACGGTTATGAAAAAGCCCTTTCAACAATCCTTGACTCGAATATAACAACAATCATCGCTGCCGTGGTTCTCTTCCAGTTCGGGACAGGACCCATAAAAGGCTTCGCGGTGACGCTCTCCATCGGTATTCTCGCGTCCCTCTTCACGGCGCTGTTCTTCACCAGAACCGTCTTCGCCACCGTACTCGGCGGAAACGAAACAAAATCCGTGAGCATATAG
- a CDS encoding TM2 domain-containing protein: MSYDTKYCAECGETIRRNAEICPKCGVRQYPQKGRNRLAAALLAFFLGGFGIHKFYLGRTGWGIVYLLFCWTFIPGLIAIAESVFLLLMSDQEFDTKYNN, from the coding sequence ATGTCATACGATACGAAATACTGCGCCGAGTGCGGGGAAACCATACGGCGAAACGCTGAAATATGCCCCAAATGCGGAGTGAGGCAATACCCGCAGAAAGGGAGAAACCGACTTGCCGCTGCACTGCTTGCGTTCTTTTTGGGCGGATTCGGCATACATAAGTTTTATCTGGGGAGAACCGGATGGGGGATCGTTTATCTGCTCTTCTGCTGGACATTCATTCCGGGGCTGATAGCAATAGCGGAATCAGTATTCCTGCTCCTCATGAGCGATCAGGAATTCGATACGAAATACAACAACTGA
- a CDS encoding CheR family methyltransferase has translation MIQIGTIKIKDDEFVELKDIIYNSSAISFSDSKKYLLENRLTKRLQELNFNSFKDYIYYLKYNVKKKEEMEILLNLVTINETYFLRERAQMDYMIKTVIPELQAKGKRSIRIWSSASSSGEEAYSMAILLNEAGLLNRMSIEIYASDINTEVLETAKQGIYRSVSFRGVPPQIVDKYFTKDGFSFKLDPLIASQVKFFQGNLLSPLVASKFGKADIIFCRNVLIYFDMEAKIKVIETFHKTLNDPGYLFLGHSETLNKISDKFQMKNFGGGIVYLK, from the coding sequence ATGATTCAAATCGGAACGATCAAAATAAAAGATGACGAGTTTGTTGAGCTGAAGGACATCATCTACAACAGTTCCGCAATATCTTTTTCGGACAGCAAAAAGTATCTTCTGGAGAACAGGCTCACGAAAAGGCTTCAGGAACTGAATTTCAACAGCTTCAAAGACTACATCTATTACCTTAAGTATAACGTTAAGAAGAAGGAGGAGATGGAAATCCTCCTTAATCTGGTGACAATAAACGAAACCTATTTCCTCCGTGAAAGGGCTCAGATGGATTACATGATAAAAACCGTAATCCCGGAGCTTCAGGCGAAAGGCAAAAGAAGTATCAGGATATGGTCTTCCGCCAGTTCTTCCGGTGAGGAAGCTTATTCGATGGCAATCCTGCTTAATGAGGCGGGACTGCTGAATAGGATGAGTATTGAGATATACGCCTCGGACATAAATACCGAAGTGCTGGAAACGGCAAAGCAGGGCATATACCGCAGTGTGTCTTTCAGAGGCGTGCCGCCGCAGATAGTGGATAAATATTTCACCAAGGACGGTTTCTCCTTTAAGCTTGATCCGCTTATAGCTTCTCAGGTTAAGTTTTTTCAGGGGAATCTGCTGAGTCCGCTGGTCGCCTCCAAGTTCGGCAAGGCGGATATTATTTTCTGTCGGAACGTGCTGATATATTTTGATATGGAGGCTAAGATCAAGGTGATCGAAACTTTCCATAAAACGTTGAACGACCCGGGCTATCTGTTCCTCGGACACTCTGAAACCCTGAACAAGATAAGCGATAAATTCCAAATGAAGAACTTCGGCGGCGGCATAGTCTACCTGAAATAG